Proteins encoded in a region of the Panicum hallii strain FIL2 chromosome 3, PHallii_v3.1, whole genome shotgun sequence genome:
- the LOC112888159 gene encoding protein GPR107-like, whose translation MAARRLLLLLLAAAGALAFPAAAEIKTESFREDPRASIMFEKFGFSKSGAVRIIVTGAAVSSPVARADPKQLGFFLLSDESLLHAIDEAQEGPSREKRAAATSGGGEDPDGGSAGAGAGCVLSSPYVKKLFTFHDMKGGHYNKSFPVTRPDEYTLFFANCAPEALVSMRVRTEMYNVNADGSKDYLPVGQAPVPAIYGFFAFCYAAFLAAWGYLTLSRDRVNAHQIHHLMSGLLVARLLYCLSAAEDQHYIRVTGTPHGWDVAFYLFQLVKGVVLFAVIALVGTGWSFLKPVLQDREKKVLMAVIPLQVTANIAAAVIGETGPFMQGWVTWNQILLFVDVACCCAVLFPVVWSIRSLRETSKTDGKAARNLSKLTLFRQFYVVVIGYLYFTRIVVYALKTVASYKYRWVSILAEEVATLAFYLFMFYTFRPAEKSHYFSVDDDEEEAAEMVLREEEFEL comes from the coding sequence atggccgcgcgccgcctactcctcctcctcctcgccgccgcgggagccctCGCGTTCCCCGCGGCGGCCGAGATCAAGACGGAGTCCTTCCGGGAGGACCCGCGCGCCTCCATCATGTTCGAGAAATTCGGCTTCTCCAAGTCGGGCGCCGTCCGGATCATCGTCACGggcgccgccgtctcctcccCCGTCGCGCGGGCGGACCCCAAGCAGCTGgggttcttcctcctctccgacGAGTCCCTCCTCCACGCCATCGACGAGGCGCAGGAGGGGCCCTCGCGGGAGAAGCGCGCCGCGGcgaccagcggcggcggcgaggacccCGACGGCGgctccgccggcgccggcgccgggtgCGTGCTCTCCAGCCCCTACGTCAAGAAGCTCTTCACCTTCCACGACATGAAGGGCGGCCACTACAACAAGTCATTCCCGGTCACCCGCCCCGACGAGTACACCCTCTTCTTCGCCAACTGCGCGCCGGAGGCGCTCGTCTCCATGCGCGTCCGCACCGAGATGTACAACGTCAACGCCGACGGCTCCAAGGATTACCTCCCCGTCGGCCAGGCGCCCGTGCCGGCCATCTACGGCTTCTTCGCCTTCTGCTACGCCGCGTTCCTCGCCGCCTGGGGGTACCTCACCCTCTCCCGCGACCGCGTCAACGCGCACCAGATCCACCACCTCATGTCCGGCCTCCTCGTCGCGCGCCTGCTCTACTGCCTCTCCGCAGCCGAGGACCAGCACTACATCCGCGTCACCGGGACGCCGCACGGCTGGGACGTCGCCTTCTACCTCTTCCAGCTCGTGAAGGGTGTCGTCCTGTTCGCGGTGATCGCGCTGGTCGGCACCGGCTGGTCCTTCTTGAAGCCCGTCCTGCAGGACCGGGAGAAGAAGGTGCTCATGGCCGTGATCCCGCTCCAGGTCACCGCCAATATCGCCGCAGCTGTGATTGGGGAGACCGGGCCCTTCATGCAGGGCTGGGTGACATGGAACCAGATCTTGCTGTTCGTTGACGTCGCCTGCTGCTGCGCGGTGCTCTTCCCGGTCGTGTGGTCGATCCGGTCGCTCAGGGAGACATCCAAGACCGACGGCAAGGCGGCGCGAAACCTCTCCAAGCTCACTCTCTTCCGGCAGTTCTACGTCGTGGTGATTGGGTACCTTTACTTCACAAGGATCGTCGTGTATGCGCTCAAGACCGTTGCCAGCTACAAGTACCGGTGGGTGAGCATCttggcagaggaggtggccacCCTGGCGTTCTACCTGTTCATGTTCTACACATTCAGGCCGGCCGAGAAGAGCCACTACTTCTCTGTCGACGACGATGAAGAGGAGGCCGCAGAGATGGTGCTCCGGGAAGAGGAATTCGAGCTATGA